Proteins found in one Pseudarthrobacter chlorophenolicus A6 genomic segment:
- a CDS encoding DUF3105 domain-containing protein gives MQAVQAKQRAADKRKAWMIYGTGGAVIASIIAGTSLVVVGEVQQREKATAEAARPVEGEKDFPGQSRNHTREPVNYPVNPPTGGDHAPVWTNCGIYTTPVEPTRAVHSLEHGAVWLTYRPELPKAQIAELTSLAGSQDYLLLSPVTDQTSPITITAWGKQLSVDNSNDKRLAQFINKYSQGPQTPEPGAPCTGGIQG, from the coding sequence GTGCAGGCCGTCCAGGCAAAACAGCGCGCCGCCGACAAACGCAAGGCCTGGATGATTTATGGCACTGGCGGCGCTGTCATCGCCTCGATCATCGCTGGAACATCGTTGGTGGTCGTCGGTGAGGTACAGCAGCGCGAGAAGGCCACGGCTGAAGCCGCCCGCCCCGTGGAGGGCGAGAAGGACTTCCCCGGCCAGTCCAGGAACCACACCCGCGAACCCGTCAACTACCCGGTGAACCCGCCCACCGGGGGTGACCACGCACCCGTGTGGACGAACTGCGGAATCTACACCACCCCGGTGGAACCGACCCGGGCGGTACACTCCCTCGAACACGGCGCCGTCTGGCTCACCTACCGCCCCGAACTCCCCAAGGCCCAGATCGCCGAACTGACCTCACTGGCCGGCAGCCAGGACTACCTCCTGCTCAGCCCCGTCACCGACCAGACTTCGCCCATCACGATCACCGCATGGGGCAAACAGCTCAGCGTGGACAACAGCAACGACAAGCGCCTGGCCCAATTCATCAACAAATACAGCCAAGGCCCCCAGACCCCAGAACCCGGAGCCCCCTGCACCGGCGGCATCCAAGGCTAA
- a CDS encoding DUF305 domain-containing protein, producing MAPHRPLAALLQAAAGRERQTVPPLAPPPGGSDLHAVTGQSGAEPAAPDSVTNTGDGARTSEWAAGSRPPVRQDWGKHVWMVFVTVVILSALAFFIVDRVSPAPVTVSDSGPDAGFARDMQAHHAQAVEMALLIRDKSANPELRAIAYDIATTQQHQNGQMFAWLQDWGLSQARSGPPMAWMKTSAGGHGSGTPHTVPTSSTAMEGMATPEQMQALRGSSGKEAEQLFTDLMIRHHQGGVAMAAAAAKLSETSRVRDFAAGVVDAQTAEITALQELRGRL from the coding sequence ATGGCACCCCACCGCCCCTTGGCCGCCCTCCTGCAGGCAGCGGCGGGCAGGGAACGACAAACAGTTCCTCCCCTGGCGCCACCGCCTGGCGGCAGCGACCTTCATGCTGTCACCGGCCAGTCCGGCGCTGAGCCTGCAGCGCCGGACTCCGTCACAAACACCGGGGACGGCGCGCGTACCTCCGAATGGGCAGCTGGTTCCCGCCCGCCTGTCCGGCAGGACTGGGGCAAGCATGTCTGGATGGTCTTCGTTACGGTCGTCATCCTCTCAGCCCTGGCGTTCTTCATCGTTGACCGGGTGTCCCCTGCTCCGGTGACCGTGTCCGACTCCGGTCCGGATGCAGGCTTCGCCCGGGACATGCAGGCACACCACGCCCAGGCCGTGGAGATGGCCCTGCTGATCCGTGACAAGTCCGCGAATCCGGAGCTCCGCGCCATCGCATATGACATCGCCACCACTCAGCAGCACCAGAACGGCCAGATGTTCGCCTGGCTGCAGGACTGGGGATTGTCCCAGGCCCGCTCCGGGCCGCCCATGGCATGGATGAAAACATCGGCCGGCGGCCACGGAAGCGGCACACCCCATACTGTCCCGACCAGCAGCACCGCGATGGAGGGCATGGCCACCCCAGAACAGATGCAGGCGCTGCGCGGGTCATCGGGGAAGGAAGCGGAGCAGCTGTTTACCGATCTGATGATCCGCCACCACCAGGGCGGCGTCGCCATGGCAGCAGCCGCCGCAAAACTGTCCGAGACCTCCCGGGTCCGTGATTTCGCGGCCGGTGTCGTGGACGCCCAGACCGCGGAAATCACCGCCCTCCAAGAGCTGCGCGGCAGACTCTGA
- a CDS encoding TlpA family protein disulfide reductase, whose translation MTTTKNRRRLFTIAAIIAAVALVLILASTALKRGGEADTSADAASGNSVERIEVASVTGEAVTVPSTRPTVLYFMASWCYTCVPQAEAMKNLEQEYAGKADFIAVDVTPENTKAQVDEFRKLAGDPGHPYVVDKTGQLTKKYGITSLDSTVVVASDGKVLGRADARPMKADALRTFLDKTLP comes from the coding sequence ATGACAACGACAAAAAACCGCCGGCGCCTCTTCACTATCGCCGCAATCATCGCGGCCGTGGCCCTCGTCCTGATTCTCGCCTCGACGGCACTGAAACGCGGCGGTGAAGCCGATACGTCAGCCGACGCGGCCAGCGGAAACAGTGTGGAGAGGATAGAGGTCGCCTCGGTGACTGGTGAAGCGGTCACCGTGCCCTCGACGCGTCCAACGGTGCTGTATTTCATGGCGAGCTGGTGCTACACCTGCGTGCCTCAGGCTGAAGCGATGAAAAACCTGGAACAGGAATACGCCGGAAAGGCTGATTTCATAGCCGTCGACGTGACCCCGGAAAACACCAAAGCCCAGGTCGATGAGTTCCGCAAACTGGCGGGCGACCCCGGTCACCCCTACGTCGTTGACAAGACCGGCCAGCTCACCAAAAAATATGGGATCACGTCACTGGACAGCACGGTGGTCGTCGCGTCCGATGGCAAGGTCCTCGGCCGCGCCGATGCCAGGCCGATGAAAGCCGATGCGCTGCGGACATTCCTTGACAAGACACTCCCGTAA
- a CDS encoding cytochrome c biogenesis CcdA family protein: MTGALGLAFLTGMLATVNPCGFAMLPTYLAYFIGSGPGAGRKRPLLAGLRAGMALSAGFAAVFVTTGLLFAVGLRSVASALPWAAAVIGAVIVIAGLGMLAGWQLPGTGLNLNRFARKGGGNGSGLKAVFGYGVAYAVAALSCSLALLLAVVAQAVSTGSLAGLLSVFAAYALGSSVVLILLSLGAAVARDALVNHVRRLLPYVNRLGGAALALAGIYLLLYWVPALTGGQAGGIMGSGITEASVAVSAFITEAWPLITAAAAAAALTAAAISLRRRSHAKTPDRTAPKDPVETANGAEACCSPGLGISEPTTDRQQQGKP; this comes from the coding sequence ATGACGGGGGCGTTGGGTCTGGCCTTTTTGACCGGGATGCTCGCCACCGTGAACCCGTGCGGGTTCGCGATGCTGCCCACCTACCTGGCCTACTTCATCGGGTCCGGACCCGGGGCCGGACGGAAACGGCCGCTGCTGGCCGGGTTGCGTGCCGGAATGGCCTTGAGCGCCGGATTCGCCGCGGTCTTTGTCACGACGGGGCTCCTGTTCGCCGTGGGGCTGCGGTCCGTGGCCTCCGCCCTGCCCTGGGCCGCTGCGGTGATCGGGGCGGTGATTGTGATCGCCGGCCTTGGAATGCTGGCCGGCTGGCAACTGCCGGGCACCGGTCTGAACCTGAACCGGTTTGCACGGAAGGGGGGCGGGAACGGGTCGGGGTTGAAGGCGGTCTTTGGCTATGGCGTGGCATATGCGGTGGCGGCGCTCTCCTGCAGCCTGGCCCTTTTGCTGGCCGTCGTCGCCCAGGCCGTGTCCACGGGAAGCCTGGCCGGACTGCTGTCAGTGTTCGCGGCCTACGCCCTGGGCTCATCGGTGGTGCTGATCCTTCTCTCCCTTGGCGCCGCGGTCGCCCGCGACGCCCTGGTGAACCACGTCCGCCGACTGCTGCCCTATGTCAACCGCCTGGGCGGGGCCGCCCTGGCCCTGGCCGGGATATACCTGCTGCTCTACTGGGTGCCAGCCCTGACCGGCGGCCAGGCCGGCGGCATCATGGGCTCAGGAATAACCGAGGCGAGCGTGGCAGTATCCGCCTTCATCACGGAGGCCTGGCCCCTGATCACGGCGGCAGCCGCGGCAGCCGCACTCACCGCGGCAGCTATATCGCTCCGGCGCCGCAGCCACGCGAAAACGCCCGACCGAACCGCACCCAAGGACCCGGTGGAAACAGCGAACGGCGCCGAAGCATGCTGTAGCCCCGGCCTTGGGATCTCTGAACCGACGACCGACCGACAGCAACAAGGAAAGCCATGA
- a CDS encoding heavy metal-responsive transcriptional regulator has translation MRIGEAAAAVGMTTKAIRFYEDRGLLPPAERSANGYREYADDTVSRLEFIRRSQVAGLSLAQIQGILRIRDSGATPCAHVSDVLARQLMDLDRQIAEITALRETVAGYHAAGAAADPAGCDPDRICSYL, from the coding sequence ATGCGAATCGGTGAAGCCGCAGCCGCGGTCGGAATGACCACGAAGGCGATCAGGTTCTATGAGGACCGGGGCCTTCTTCCCCCGGCTGAGCGCTCAGCCAACGGGTACCGGGAGTATGCCGATGACACGGTCAGCAGGCTTGAATTCATCCGCCGCAGCCAGGTGGCCGGCCTGAGCCTGGCACAGATTCAGGGGATTCTGCGTATCCGCGATTCCGGTGCTACGCCGTGCGCCCACGTAAGTGATGTGCTGGCGCGGCAGCTGATGGATCTGGACCGGCAAATCGCAGAAATTACCGCCCTTCGCGAAACCGTTGCCGGGTACCATGCCGCTGGAGCGGCCGCCGATCCTGCAGGCTGCGATCCGGACCGGATCTGCAGCTACCTTTGA
- a CDS encoding TlpA family protein disulfide reductase: MLLLVIGASSTLFMSFQSSTGTSQGPDTGAAAAAPVGGAFTARTAQGKEVPVPGQKPSVLFFFNIECGACGPSTRTLAELQRRSPADANYIAVDIAPYETTRQIEDFLALNEASSLAYASDLNTQLITAYQITQVSTFVVLDDGGREVFRAVEPSEEQLKAALATAGGNPGA, translated from the coding sequence GTGCTGCTGCTAGTCATCGGCGCATCATCGACCCTGTTCATGTCGTTTCAGTCCTCCACCGGAACATCACAGGGACCGGACACCGGAGCGGCTGCTGCCGCTCCGGTCGGGGGCGCGTTTACCGCCCGCACAGCCCAGGGCAAAGAGGTCCCGGTACCGGGCCAGAAACCGAGCGTTCTGTTCTTCTTCAACATCGAGTGCGGTGCCTGCGGGCCTTCCACTAGGACGCTCGCGGAACTTCAGCGCAGGTCACCTGCCGACGCTAACTACATAGCCGTGGATATTGCACCGTATGAGACGACCCGGCAAATCGAAGATTTTCTGGCCTTGAACGAAGCCTCGTCCCTGGCATACGCCTCTGACCTCAACACGCAGCTGATCACCGCCTATCAAATAACCCAGGTCAGCACCTTCGTGGTCTTGGATGATGGTGGCAGGGAGGTCTTCCGCGCCGTGGAGCCCAGCGAGGAGCAACTCAAGGCAGCCCTGGCCACTGCCGGCGGTAACCCCGGCGCGTAG
- a CDS encoding M23 family metallopeptidase, producing MSGAAGELHTGLDFAAGCGTPVFSAGKGTVTEAGFSAYGGGNRIVIDHGNGLKTTYNHLETIGVQLNQSVETGVRIGIAGTTGNSTGCHLHFEVLVNGQTVDPSGWL from the coding sequence TTGAGCGGAGCGGCCGGAGAACTGCACACTGGGCTGGATTTCGCCGCTGGATGCGGTACCCCGGTCTTCAGCGCAGGCAAGGGGACGGTCACTGAAGCTGGATTCAGCGCCTACGGCGGCGGCAACCGCATCGTTATCGACCACGGGAACGGGCTAAAGACCACCTACAACCACCTGGAAACGATAGGCGTCCAGCTGAATCAGAGCGTCGAAACTGGCGTCCGGATTGGTATCGCCGGCACAACCGGAAACTCCACCGGGTGCCACCTCCACTTCGAAGTTCTCGTCAACGGCCAGACCGTTGATCCCTCAGGCTGGTTGTAA
- a CDS encoding cytochrome c oxidase assembly protein, with amino-acid sequence MWVLAALAVLVLTYADVAGIPLSAGADFADQLGLFVTGVGVGRARLTILFIAVLVSMLVVAVRSAAGLLSAAVLALSSIVPATAAIGHASGGVDHIGASNALGLHVGAGTVWVGGILVLACIIPALGTADADGSTAQTVLSRFSALAGLAFALVLITGTISAIYRLGGIGGLLSPYGGLLLLKTAATLLLGAIGLLHRCWIIPRLTTTHRRSRLLWRVLILELVIMGAVMGLAVALSRSPSPVPLEPDPKATPAQILTGYLLPPELTASAWLTQWRPDWLWITAAILAALFYGWAYSRARCSHDPWPRHRLFSWFSALILLTFITSGFPAVYGPVLLSVHATATMALAYAVPWLLVASRPLRLALTVLPAREDGSTGARESVLWLQNTAIASGPLFSGLVLGSVTILFYLTPALRLSLAEHVVHEFGLILFLALGILLANALQEGGEEPEHLRHRLAGLTAGLAGIGAIGVRFLNPDVIEQEWFSGLGRVWGPVPAADQHNAGIILLSSCVLSAVLVIRSRQRRRRPLQNSGRKTRSRGARWKSMSRDHA; translated from the coding sequence GTGTGGGTGCTGGCCGCCTTGGCCGTCCTTGTCCTGACGTATGCCGATGTGGCCGGTATTCCCCTCAGCGCCGGGGCGGACTTCGCAGACCAGCTCGGATTATTCGTGACCGGCGTCGGGGTCGGCCGGGCACGGCTGACGATCTTGTTCATCGCGGTCCTGGTGAGCATGCTGGTCGTTGCCGTGCGCTCTGCGGCCGGACTCCTGTCCGCTGCCGTGCTTGCGCTCTCCAGCATCGTTCCGGCGACTGCAGCAATCGGCCACGCTTCCGGTGGCGTCGACCACATCGGAGCCAGCAACGCCTTGGGCCTGCACGTCGGGGCCGGGACAGTCTGGGTCGGGGGAATCCTCGTGCTGGCATGCATCATTCCTGCCCTTGGCACGGCTGATGCCGACGGTTCCACAGCGCAGACGGTTCTCTCCCGTTTTTCAGCCCTGGCCGGACTGGCCTTCGCACTCGTGCTGATCACGGGAACGATCAGTGCCATTTACCGTCTCGGCGGTATCGGGGGGCTCCTCTCCCCATACGGCGGTCTCCTCCTTCTAAAGACGGCCGCTACGCTGCTCCTGGGAGCGATCGGCCTCCTACACCGGTGCTGGATAATCCCCAGATTGACCACTACGCACCGTCGGTCCCGTCTGCTGTGGCGGGTTCTGATCCTCGAACTGGTCATTATGGGGGCGGTTATGGGCCTTGCCGTCGCCTTGTCCCGTAGCCCTTCCCCCGTGCCCCTGGAACCGGACCCCAAGGCAACCCCGGCCCAGATCCTCACCGGCTATCTGCTGCCACCTGAATTAACCGCGTCAGCATGGCTTACCCAATGGCGCCCGGACTGGCTGTGGATTACCGCGGCGATCCTGGCGGCACTCTTTTACGGCTGGGCCTACAGCCGCGCCCGGTGTTCCCACGACCCGTGGCCCCGACACCGCTTGTTCAGCTGGTTTAGTGCGCTGATACTCCTGACCTTCATCACCTCCGGATTCCCCGCCGTTTACGGGCCGGTGCTTCTCAGCGTGCACGCCACTGCCACGATGGCTTTGGCCTATGCAGTGCCGTGGCTGCTTGTCGCTTCCCGGCCGCTGCGGCTCGCCCTTACGGTTCTGCCGGCGAGGGAAGATGGAAGCACCGGAGCGCGGGAAAGCGTCCTATGGCTTCAAAACACCGCCATCGCATCTGGGCCATTGTTCTCCGGGCTCGTGCTCGGATCAGTGACCATCCTGTTCTATCTGACGCCCGCACTCAGGTTGAGCCTGGCCGAGCATGTGGTCCATGAATTCGGCCTAATACTTTTCCTTGCGCTCGGGATCCTCCTCGCCAATGCCCTACAAGAGGGAGGAGAGGAACCTGAACACCTTCGACACCGCTTGGCTGGACTTACAGCCGGATTAGCAGGAATCGGAGCGATAGGTGTCCGATTCCTCAATCCCGATGTCATCGAACAAGAGTGGTTTTCAGGTCTCGGACGAGTTTGGGGGCCCGTCCCCGCCGCAGACCAACACAACGCAGGGATCATCCTGCTCTCCAGCTGCGTCCTGTCGGCCGTGCTCGTCATCAGATCCCGCCAGCGCAGGAGAAGGCCTCTGCAGAATTCCGGCAGGAAAACACGGTCTAGGGGCGCGCGATGGAAATCAATGTCCCGCGACCATGCCTAA
- a CDS encoding copper resistance protein CopC, whose product MFPLAAGAHVPAGGSLPEPAIFAGLVALVLAPVMILAKIRITAPVMVGLLAAGELVLHEAFNALSVSAAFTPGPGGHLHGTGPVPPLAGVQMPEHAAARGR is encoded by the coding sequence ATGTTCCCTCTGGCCGCCGGAGCCCACGTGCCAGCCGGCGGTTCCCTGCCCGAGCCGGCCATTTTCGCCGGACTCGTCGCCCTGGTGCTGGCACCGGTGATGATCCTGGCCAAAATAAGGATCACCGCCCCTGTGATGGTCGGGCTTCTCGCCGCCGGCGAACTGGTCCTGCACGAGGCCTTCAATGCCCTGTCGGTGTCAGCAGCGTTCACTCCCGGTCCCGGCGGGCATCTGCACGGCACCGGACCGGTGCCCCCTTTAGCGGGGGTTCAGATGCCGGAGCACGCCGCAGCCCGGGGGCGCTGA
- a CDS encoding YcnI family copper-binding membrane protein — translation MKTSIRRTLKTLTAATATAGMIALGATAASAHITVNPDDTGANGYTHLTFNVPNESPTAKTSKLEVKLPTDTPFTSVSVKPVEGWSAQVITSDLPKPVTVSGTTVTKAPSSVVWNADATHQIGQNEYQAFSLSVGKLPAAGTTVTLKAAQTYTDGSVVNWDEQSAEGQPEPKHPAPSFTTTAEDGTAPTASPAAASPAAATHTSETSSDAAAVWGIVLGAAGLILGAAALGLVLASRRTRTAAK, via the coding sequence ATGAAAACCTCAATCCGTCGTACCCTCAAAACCCTCACCGCCGCCACCGCGACCGCCGGGATGATCGCCCTGGGTGCCACCGCCGCCTCTGCCCACATCACCGTGAACCCTGACGACACCGGAGCCAACGGCTACACGCACCTGACATTCAACGTCCCGAACGAATCCCCGACCGCGAAGACCAGCAAACTCGAAGTCAAGCTGCCCACCGACACTCCCTTCACCTCGGTCTCGGTCAAACCCGTCGAGGGCTGGAGCGCCCAGGTCATCACCAGCGACCTGCCCAAGCCGGTCACCGTGTCCGGGACCACCGTCACCAAGGCCCCGAGCTCCGTAGTCTGGAACGCCGACGCAACCCACCAGATCGGTCAGAACGAATACCAGGCGTTCTCGCTTTCCGTGGGCAAACTCCCCGCAGCCGGGACGACCGTGACCCTGAAGGCTGCCCAGACCTACACCGATGGGAGCGTCGTTAACTGGGACGAACAAAGTGCCGAGGGCCAGCCCGAGCCCAAGCACCCGGCCCCGTCCTTCACCACCACCGCCGAAGACGGAACCGCCCCCACCGCATCTCCGGCGGCAGCATCCCCGGCAGCCGCGACCCACACCTCGGAGACTTCCAGCGATGCGGCAGCCGTGTGGGGTATCGTCCTGGGCGCTGCCGGATTGATCCTCGGCGCAGCCGCGCTGGGACTGGTCCTGGCCAGCCGGCGAACTCGCACCGCAGCCAAGTAG
- a CDS encoding copper resistance CopC family protein, whose translation MKTTHRSASRGRLAQCLLILATTAFLMIPAAAAQAHDVPETTDPANGSAVRTVPTKIGLTFNHTPLAIGSVVRVEDATGTDQADGPVAIVDNHVTQAVKTSAPEGKYTVVWRVVSSDGHPIEGTFTFTASATNTAGTATPSASPAAAATGTGLPTELITAAGAVLVLVIVFVMRAIFVKRRLRSPESDR comes from the coding sequence ATGAAAACGACACACCGCTCCGCTTCGCGGGGCAGGCTCGCCCAATGCCTGCTGATCCTCGCCACCACAGCGTTCCTGATGATTCCCGCCGCGGCGGCGCAAGCCCACGATGTCCCCGAGACCACCGACCCCGCCAACGGCTCCGCAGTCCGCACCGTTCCCACGAAGATCGGCCTAACCTTCAACCACACACCGCTTGCCATCGGCTCCGTCGTCCGCGTCGAAGATGCCACCGGCACCGACCAGGCAGACGGTCCCGTGGCCATCGTCGACAACCACGTCACCCAGGCAGTGAAAACCAGCGCTCCGGAAGGTAAATACACAGTGGTCTGGCGCGTTGTTTCCTCCGACGGCCACCCCATCGAAGGAACCTTCACGTTCACCGCCAGCGCCACAAACACCGCGGGCACGGCGACACCATCAGCGTCCCCGGCCGCGGCGGCCACCGGAACGGGCCTCCCGACCGAACTAATCACAGCGGCAGGCGCAGTGCTAGTCCTGGTGATTGTGTTCGTCATGAGGGCAATCTTCGTCAAGCGCCGGCTCCGAAGCCCGGAGTCCGACCGCTAA
- a CDS encoding recombinase family protein, producing the protein MTKLIGYARVSTRQQSTDRQQADLLAAGVRRDDLYVDHGVSGARASRPKFDEALAALMEGDTLVITTLDRLGRSTQNMLAFADELRSRGAGLRVLNLGGGDVDTATPMGSMLFTIMAALAQMEHEIKRERVTDSINKRREAGKALGGRPRRLTDSQIRSAVSLVKGGEPAAQVARDFGMSRATFYRRSRALADQQGVV; encoded by the coding sequence ATGACGAAACTGATCGGGTATGCACGAGTTTCGACCCGGCAGCAGTCCACCGACCGGCAACAGGCGGACCTTCTCGCCGCAGGCGTTCGACGCGATGACCTCTATGTTGACCACGGCGTATCCGGAGCACGTGCTTCACGGCCAAAATTCGATGAAGCACTTGCCGCGCTCATGGAGGGCGACACCCTCGTCATCACAACCTTGGACAGGCTGGGGCGATCCACCCAAAACATGCTCGCCTTCGCTGACGAACTCCGCAGCCGCGGGGCGGGTCTGCGCGTCCTGAACCTGGGCGGAGGCGACGTCGACACGGCGACACCGATGGGGTCAATGTTGTTCACGATCATGGCTGCCCTCGCCCAGATGGAACACGAGATCAAACGGGAACGCGTCACAGATTCCATCAACAAGAGAAGGGAAGCCGGCAAAGCGCTGGGTGGTCGGCCTCGCCGGCTTACGGATAGTCAGATTCGAAGCGCTGTCAGCCTGGTCAAAGGCGGGGAACCCGCGGCGCAGGTCGCCCGGGATTTCGGAATGTCCAGAGCAACCTTCTATAGGCGATCACGAGCACTTGCTGACCAACAGGGCGTCGTTTAG
- a CDS encoding recombinase family protein, with translation MSIPVCTTRVLSGQRVQTTSENDSYARVSLADQDTALQIQDLRAVGCERIYQDHGVSGTRTSRPELDKMLDRLSRGDEVVVWKLDRLGRSTRHLLELLDGFKDRGIKFRSLRDGIVMDPDTEFGGAMAHAMVTIISAFAQLERDQLSERTKAGMAVAAENGRKAGRRQVTASHDKVRRARELKGQGLRPADIGKVIGASRATVYRYLTLTEDDPL, from the coding sequence ATGTCCATACCCGTCTGCACAACTCGCGTACTTTCAGGGCAGCGTGTGCAGACGACTTCGGAAAATGACAGTTATGCCCGAGTGAGCTTGGCCGATCAGGACACTGCCCTGCAGATCCAAGACTTAAGGGCCGTAGGATGCGAACGCATCTACCAGGACCATGGAGTTAGCGGTACCCGAACAAGCCGTCCAGAACTGGACAAGATGCTCGACCGCCTTAGCCGTGGGGACGAAGTTGTGGTGTGGAAGCTGGACCGCCTCGGACGCAGCACGCGCCATCTTCTGGAGCTGCTCGATGGCTTCAAGGATCGGGGCATTAAGTTTCGATCGCTGCGTGACGGCATCGTCATGGACCCGGATACGGAGTTCGGCGGTGCCATGGCCCACGCCATGGTCACCATCATCTCCGCCTTCGCTCAGCTGGAACGTGACCAGCTCTCCGAGCGGACGAAGGCTGGGATGGCGGTGGCTGCCGAGAATGGTCGTAAGGCAGGACGCCGCCAGGTAACCGCCAGCCACGACAAAGTTAGGCGCGCGCGGGAGCTGAAAGGTCAAGGCCTCCGGCCTGCCGACATCGGAAAGGTCATCGGAGCCAGCCGGGCCACCGTGTACCGGTACCTCACATTGACCGAAGACGACCCCTTATAG